AGGGTGTGCCGCCCAGGTCGAAAGCGTCCGGCACAGCAGACACCCGCCCCGGAACCGTCACCGCGCCAGCCGTGCCGCCGCCGGTGTTCGCCACCGTGAATGTTTGCCGCGCCGCGTCAAAGTTCAGCAGCAGGGAAGGCGTTTCGCCGTGCCTGTTTTTCTGGCACGTCAGATTCACCGCGCCCCATTGGTCCGGGGCATCATCCCGCGAAAGCGTCCAGCAGGAATCCGCGCCGTATTCGAGTTCGCTTGAACCCCGGAAGGATGCCAGCCCAAGCCCGGCATAGTTCGAGCCGGTGCGCCCCTTTTGCCGCGCCACGGCGGAAACCGCCAACACGCCCAGCCCGGCATCCGCGAACCGCCGGAAGTGCCCCATGATGCCGTCCAGTTCCGCCCGCCGGTCCAGCGCATCGCCGTTGCCGATGGTGAACCGCTGGACGTAATCCGCCACCAGAAACCGCGCCCCGAAAGCGTCCACGCTTCGCGCTACGTCCGCCAGCACCGGGGGTCCGGTGTGGAACGCCAGCCGTTCAGACACCCGCCGGAGTTCGTCCAGCCCGGCACGGACACGGTATTCCTGCCCGGCAAGCATCCGCTTCCGAATCCATGAAGCGTCCACGCCCGCCAGCCGCGCCAGTTGCCGGTCCAGCAGGGTGCGGGGTGCCATCTCCACATTTGCCGCCAGCACCCGCAACGATTCATCCGCCCGCAAAGCGTCCACCGCCCATTGCATCGAAAGTGCCGTTTTGCCCGCGCCGGGGGCACCGCCCACCAGCACCACAAGCCCCGGCCCCAGTTCCACGGAATGAAAGCCCGCGCCGGGGGTCCACAGTTCCGGGGGTTTCCCGTGTAGAACATCATCCGCCCAGGCATCGAACAGGCCCGCCGCCGGGGTGTAGTGTTCCGCCGTCATGACGCGGCCCGCCGTCCATGCGCCACGCCGCCCGCAACGGCCCGCCGTGCTTCGCCGGGTGCCAGCCCGGAGTCCAGAGCCGCCGGAAGTAACAACGCACCCGCCAGCCGCTCATCCGCGCCGAATTCGCCCAAATTCGCCGCCGCCTGAAACAGCCGCCTTTCCCGTTCACCGGCCCCCGCGCCTTCGGCAATAAATCGCAGTGTGTCCCGGTTCAGGTCCACCCGCGCCGCCGGGTCCACGGACACGGCCCGCGCCTTCGCTTCGTTGTGTGCCGCGCCCCACAGCCCGCCCAGCGTCCAGTCACACCACGGCCCCGGTTCCGGCACATCGCCGGGACGCGGTTCCACCGCCAGCCGCCGCACCCCGTCCGCCGATATCCGCAGCAGTTCATCCGCCGGGATGGGCACCTTGTAAAGCCCGCTTTTCGGGTGGCGCGTGTTCGGGGCGCGGAGTATCCGCACCGCGTCATAAATCGCCGCGTCCGGCCCGCATCCGCTTTCCCGCCCGATGCGTTCCACGAAAGCCCGCGCCGCCGCCCGGAAGTCCGGCCCCGGTTCAGGGGCAAGCCCGACATTTGGCAACAGCACATGGAACCCCTTGCCGCCGCTGAACCAGCAGGAAAGCGCATCGAGCCGCGCCCCTTGGGATTCAAGCCACGCCAGCAGGGAACAGGCACGGCCCAGCGCATCCGCCACGGGGTCCGCGCCCGCGCCGTCAATGTCAATCGGAATCCAGTCCGCCCAGCACGGCCCGGCATAGCCCGCAACGCCGCCGGATGCCTTCATGTGCGCCACCAGTTCCGGGGCATAGGTCCACGCGGAAAGGTATCCTTCGCCGGTGTCCAGTTCGCCCGCGCAATGCGCCGCCCATGCCTTGCGCCACGTCACCAGCCGCCGGGGTTCGTGGGGTCCACCGGCAACCCGAAAGCCGAAAGTGAATTGCTCTGCATTCATTGCCGCGCCCCCTACAGCAGCCCGTCATCCACCAGCCCGGCGGGAAGGTCGCCCGTTGTGGCCGGTGGCACGGGTTCAGGATTCACAGCCGCCACGGGTGCAGGCGCGGGTGCCACGGGTGCCGGTTTCGCTTCGTTGCCCATGGGAAGCACGGCCCGCACTTCGTTGAACATCGAGCCGTCATCACCACGCCGCAACGCCACCCGGAGCCGCACCAATCCGGCGGGCACCGCGCCGCGTTCGAGCATGGCGAAACTGGTCAAGCCCAGTGCCGCCAAATCACGCCGGGAGTACGGCAACGCCGCGCCGCTCAAGTACCACTTCGCCACCAGCCGCCGCCCGATGTGTTCACCCGAAGCGATTTCCAGCCGCATGCCATAGAACGGGGTGCCGCGCCGCGATTCATCCAGCCGGGCATCCACCGCCCGCGCCTGGTACTCGCCCGCCGGAAGGGGTGCCAGTATCTCCGCCGGTTTCGCGCCGTCAAAGTCCGCCGCCAGCCCGGCGCGGTTCGCGCCCGCCGGGGTGCCGTTGAATTGTTCAGCAAGTGACATTTCCGCCCCCTTTCGGTTTGGGTTGCAGGGTTTCCAGCGTTTCGTGTTGCCACCGCGCCCAGCATCCGGCCACCGCTTGCGCGGGGTCCGCCGTGCCCAGTGCCCGCGCCCATGCGCGAACGTCACCGGCCCGCCAAAGACATTCATTGCGAAGCACCACAGGCAACGGGATCAATTCAAGCCGCAGAAATTCCATCACCCGAAGCGGTGAAACATCGAGTGCCCGCGCCATCGTGTCCGCGTTCCAGAATACTTCCGGATTCCTTGGTTTACGCATGGCATCCCCCTTTCCCGCCGCACCCGCACCCCGCCGCCGGTGGGGTCCACCGCGTCCGCCGCACATCGGGG
The genomic region above belongs to Candidatus Hydrogenedentota bacterium and contains:
- a CDS encoding AAA family ATPase; translated protein: MTAEHYTPAAGLFDAWADDVLHGKPPELWTPGAGFHSVELGPGLVVLVGGAPGAGKTALSMQWAVDALRADESLRVLAANVEMAPRTLLDRQLARLAGVDASWIRKRMLAGQEYRVRAGLDELRRVSERLAFHTGPPVLADVARSVDAFGARFLVADYVQRFTIGNGDALDRRAELDGIMGHFRRFADAGLGVLAVSAVARQKGRTGSNYAGLGLASFRGSSELEYGADSCWTLSRDDAPDQWGAVNLTCQKNRHGETPSLLLNFDAARQTFTVANTGGGTAGAVTVPGRVSAVPDAFDLGGTPYADGDDELY